Part of the Variovorax sp. PAMC 28711 genome is shown below.
CACGGCGCAGGTCACGGCGGTGTGGACGGCTTACTTCGCGGTCATGGCGATCGGCTCGCTGACGGTGTACCTCACGCTGCCCTTCGCCACCTGGTCGTTCCTGTCGAACCTGGTCGGGCCGATCTCCGTCGGTGCCCTTTTCATCGGCGAACACGTGGTGCGCTATCGCCTGCATCCCGAGTTCGAGCGCGTGCGCATCGTCGATGCGGTGCGGGCGTTTTCGAGCCCGCCGGTCGACCGGACCGTTGAACGATGACGACCCTGCCGCTGCTGAGCGATCGCGACCTCGACGCGCCTTTGGCCTGGCGCCATGGCGAGCCGGTCAGCGGCCATGCGTTCCTGGCCGATGTGATGCACCAGGCGGCGCAACTGCCGGCCGAAGGCCCCGCGGTGAACCTCTGCCACGACCGCTACGCCTTCGCGGTGGCGGTCGGTGCCGCCCTCGTGCGCGGGCAGCCCAGCCTGCTGCCGCCGGACGCACGGCCCGACACGCTCGAGCGCCTCATCGGCACCGGCGGCCATACCTTCGCGATGGCCGACGTGCCTGATTTGCCCACCGCCGGCATGCGGCGCGTGGTGGTCGACCTGCCGGCCGCGTCCGTGGCGTCGACGCGCGCCGAAGCCGTCCCGCAGATCGACGCGACGCTGCACGCGGTCAGCCTGCTGACCTCAGGCTCGACCGGCGCGCCGCAGCCGCACGCCAAGCAATGGCAGACGCTGGTCGGCGATATCGCGGTGGTCATCGCGCGCCTGTCCGAAGCCATCGGCCGGCCGTCGCTGGCCGGGCTGACGCTGGTGGCCACGGTGCCGCCCCAACACAGCTACGGGCTGGAGTCGTCCGTGCTGCTGGCGATGCTGGGCGGTGCGGCCTTCGACAGCAGCCGGCCGTTTTTCCCGGCGGACGTGGTTCGGTCGCTGGCCTCGGTGCCGCGTCCGCGTGCGCTCGTCACCACCCCGTTTCACCTGAAGAACCTGCTGGCTGCCGGCATCGCATTGCCGCCCGTCGACCTCATCCTGTCGGCCACGGCGCCGTTGTCGCCGCAACTGGCCGCGCAGGCCGAACAGGCGATGGGCGGCGTGATGCTTGAAATCTACGGCAGCACCGAATCCGGCCAGGTGGCCTCGCGCCGCCCGACGCAAACCGAGGTCTGGGAGACCTTCGGCGAGATTCGCGTGCGTGCCGAAGCCGCCCCCGATGGTGCCGAGCGCTTCGTGTTCGAGGGCGACTACGTTCCTGAGCCGACGCCGATGGCCGACATTCTCGAACTGCTCGACGCGAAGCACTTTCGCCTGCTGGGCCGCGCCAACGACCTCGTCCACGTGGCGGGCCGGCGCAGTTCGCTCGGGCATCTCAACTACCACTTGAACAGCATGGCCGGCATCGAAGACGGTGCGTTCTGGCTGCCCGACGAGGTGAGCGACGGCGTGGTGCGCCCCATGGTCTTCGTCGTGGCGCCGGCGCTTGACGCGACCGAAGTGATCGCCGGTCTGCGGCAGCGGCTCGAGCCGGTGTTCGTGCCACGCCGCGTGGTGCATGTGAAGGCGCTGCCGCGCGAAGCCACAGGCAAGCTGACAACGCGCGCGCTCCGCGAATTCGCGCTGGCACAGCTGGCAACCGACCTGACCGCGCTGCACTTCACGCACGAGGTGCCGCCCGACCATCCGGCCTTCGCAGGGCACTTTCCAGGGCAGCCGCTGCTGCCGGGGGCGCTGCTGCTCGCGGAGGTGCTCGAAGCCGTGCTGGGTGTACCGGCGTTCGTGGCCCGACTCGGCGTGCAACCGACCCTGGCGGCGGCCAAGTTCCTGGCGCCGGTGCGCCCCGGCGATGTGTTGACGATCAAGCTCGAGCCCGAAGCCGGCGCCGCTCGCGGCGTACGCTTTGAAGTCTGCTGCGCACAAACCGTGGCAGTGAGCGGCCGCTGGACGCCGGCCTGACGGCAAACAACAGGCGATGAAGCACACCAACGCGGACACCAGCGCCGTCGACCGTGCCGCCGCGCGCCATGGCAACTGGGCGAAGGCGCCGGAACGCAGCAACATGCTGGCGCTGCGCATCATCAGCTGGATCGCACTGACCTGCGGGCGGCCGGTGGCGCGGCTGGTGCTGCATCCGATCAGCCTGTATTTCCTGCTGTTTTCGCCGACGCCGCGGCGCCACATTCGCCGCTACCTCGAACGTGCTGTCGGTCCCCGGGCCGGTTGGGGCGACGGCTACAAACTGCTGCATGCCTTTTCGTCTACGGTGCTCGACCGCCTCTATTTCATGCGCGGCCGGCTCGACCTGTTCGACGTGAAAGTGCGAGGGTATGCGCAGGTCGAAACCGAAGCGTTCGAAGGACGTGGTGCGTTGTTGCTGGGAGCCCATCTGGGGAGCTTCGAGGTGCTCGGCGCCTGCAAGCACCGGAGTCCCGACCGCCACAACCTGCGGCTGGCAATGCTCATGTACCCGGACAACGCGCAACGCATCACGGAGATCCTCAACGCGATCGCCGTGCCGGAAGCGCGCCCGCACGTGATCGCGCTGGGCCGGCCGCATTCGATGCTCGAGCTGCGCGACTGGCTCGACAACGGCGGCGTGGCCGGTTTGCTGGCCGACCGCACGCTGCCGGGCAGCGACGAGCAGCCTGCGCAACAGCGCGGCAACAACATCGACCTGCCGTTTCTCGGCCAGCCTGCGCGCTTCAACGACGGGCCTTTCCGGCTGGCCTCGCTGCTGCGCCGCAAGGTCTATTTCATGGCCGGGCTTTACGAAGGAGGGGCTCGCTACGATGTCCGCTTCGAGCCGCTGGCCGATTTCAGCGAGCGGGTTGCCGATCCGGCCGAGCGGGAACGCCGCATCCGCGCCGCGGTCGAAGCCTATGTGCTGCGCCTCGAAGCGCTGTGCCGCGAGTTCCCCTACAACTGGTTCAATTTTCATGATTTCTGGCTCGAAGATCCGCATTGACCGCTGGTGCCGTGCGCTGTTGGTGGCACTGGCCTGCACGGCCTCGTCCGCCTGGGCGTTCGACCTGCCCGAGCTGATGGCGCAGCTCGCCAAACAAAAGAGCGGCGAGGCGCGCTTCAACGAACAGCGCTTCGTGCGCGGCCTCGAAGGGCCACTCGATTCGAGCGGCACGCTGAGCTTCGCGGCCCCCGACAAGTTGACCCGCCGCACGCTCACGCCGCGCCCCGAAAGCATGGTCGTCGACGGCAACAACCTCACGCTCACCCGCGGCAGCCGGACCCGCACGCTCACTCTCGACAGCATGCCCGAGCTCGTGGGCCTGGTCGAAGCGATGCGCAGCACGCTGAGCGGCGACACCGCCACGCTCAAGCGCTATTTCCGCAGCACCGTGTCGGGCACGCCCGATCGGTGGACGCTCGACCTGCTGCCGATCGACGACCGCCTCGCCGCGCAACTGCGCAGCGTGCGCATGACCGGGCGCGCCAGCGACGTGCTCGGCATCGAGATGGAATTCATCGGCGGCGACCGGTCCGTCATGACAATCATGCCGGCCGCGCCGGCGCGGGCCGCGCCGTGAGCATGCGGCCCGCCGCGCCCGCTGCCCCCGGCTTGGGCCGCTCGCGCCGCCTCGTCGTGATGCTGGTCTGGCTGCTGGCGATGGCGGCCGGCATCGCGTGGATCGCACGCTCGCCATTCAGCGCCGACCTGTCGGCCTTTCTGCCGCAAAGCCCCGACGCACGCCAGCGCGTGCTGATCGACCAGCTGCAAAGCGGCGTCGCGTCGCGCACCATCCTGATCGGCATCGAAGGCGGCGCGGATGCGGCGCAGCGCGCGACCGTCTCGCGTGCCGTGGCCGGCGCCATGCGCAGCAGCGGCATGTTCGAGCAGGTGCAGAACGGCGATGCCGCCGACTGGACCGCCGCCGGCACCTGGATCTTCGAGCACCGCTACGGCTTGTCGTCCGCCGTCGGGCCCGACCGCTTCACCGTCGACGGCTTGCGCGACGCCATCGTCGACACGCTGTCGCTGCTCGGCACGCCGGCCGGCAATCTGGTCAAGCCCTTGCTGGATCGCGATCCGACCGGCGAGACGCAGCACATCGCCGAAGGGCTCATCCCGGCCAGTGCGCCTCGCACGGAAGAGGGCGTCTGGGCGTCGCGCACCGCGCCGCGCGCCATGCTGCTCGCCACCACGAAGTCGGCCGGCAGCGACCTCGACACGCTGGCTTCTGCGATTGCTCGAATCCAGAGCGCATACGACACGGCAACCAGGGACATGGGCGCCGGCGCACCGAAATTGCTGATGAGCGGCTCGCCGGTGTTTTCGGTGCAGAGCCGCGACCAGATCAAGCGCGAGGCGACGCACCTCGCCGCCGTCGGCGGCCTCGTGATGGGCGGCTTGCTGCTGCTCGCCTTCGCCTCGCCGCGCGCCCTCGTGCTGGCGTTCCTGCCGGTCGCGACCGGCGTGGTGGGCGGTACGGCCGCCGTCAGCCTGGCGTTCGGCAGCGTGCACGGCCTCACGCTCGGATTCGGCAGCACGCTGATCGGCGAGACGGTCGACTACGCCATTTATTACCTCATCCAGGCGCGCGGCGCCGCCGTGCCCGGCACGGGCTGGAAACGCTGGCGCGACCTCAACTGGCCGACGGTTCGCCTCGGCCTGCTGACCTCCGTCTGCGGCTTCGCGGCGCTGCTGTTCTCCGGCTTCCCGGGCCTGGCGCAGCTCGGCGTGTTCTCCATCGCCGGACTGGTGTCGGCGGCCTTCGCCACGCGTTACGTGTTGCCGGTGCTGGCACCCGATGGCGCCACCGGGACGGGCATGCGCCGCCACATGGCGCGCGCCGCCGGTGCCATCGTGCGAGGCTTGCCGCGACTGCGGCTGCCGCTGCTCGCGCTCGGCGTGGCGGCGCTGGCCCTGGTGCTATGGCAAGGCGCCCACCTGTGGCGCGCCAACCTGAGCGCCATGAGCCCGGTGCCGAAGTCGGCGCAATTGATGGACGAGCAACTGCGCGCCGACATCGGTGCCAGCGACGCGAGCACGCTGGTCGTGGTGCAGGGCCCCGACATCGAGACGGTGCTGCGCAACACCGAAGCCGCCGGCGCGCGGCTCGAGAAGCTGGTCGACAGCGGCGACCTCACCGGGTTCGAGACGGTCACCCGCTTCCTGCCGAGCGAGGCCGCGCAGAAGGCGCGTCTCGCGAGCCTGCCCGACACTGCGACACTGCGCGCCCGGCTGGCCGAAGCCACGGCGGGCACGCCCTTGCCGGCGAGCCGGCTCGAGCCTTTCATCGCCGACGTCGACAAGGCGCGCAGCCAGCCCATCGTGCGGCATGCCGAGCTCTCGGCCGGGCCGCTCGGGCCGGTCATCAATGCGCTCATGTACCAGCGCAGCGGCGGCGGGTGGGGTGCGCTGATCGCCTTGCATCCCGGCGCAACGTTCGACGCGGCGAAGCTCGAGGCTGCGATGGCCGGCGTGCCCGATGTGCAGGTGGTCGATGTGGGCCGCGAACTCGGATCGCTCTACGACCGCTATCTGCAACAAGCCTTTTTGCAGGCAATGCTCGGCGCGCTCGCGGTGGTGGTGTTGCTCGCCATCTACCTGCGCTCGGGCCGTCGCTTGCTGGCCGTGTGCCAGCCGCTCGTGTTCGCCGTCGTGCTGACGCTCGGCGGTCTTGCGCTGCTGCAGGCCGCGCTGGGCATCCTGCACCTGGTCGGCCTGCTGCTGGTGGTGGCGGTCGGTTCCAACTACGCGCTCTTCTTCGACCAGTTGCAGGAGACCGGGCGTGCCGACGAAGACACGCTGGCGTCGCTCATGCTGGCCAACCTGACGACCGTGGTGTCGTTCGGATTGATCGCGATTTCCGACATCCCGGCGCTCTCGGCCATCGGCCGCGTGGTGGCACCGGGCGCGTTGCTCGCAATGCTTCTGGCCGCTGCCTTCGCGCGCGGCGCCTCGGGTGTGCAAGGCACGCCGCCGACACGGACCTGATGGGAAAATCCAGCGGATGTCTTCTGCCGTTCTGAACACCGAATCGCGTCCGTGGCCGGTCGTGCAAGCCAGCATCGGCCTGCATGTCGCGGCGGTCGGCGCGGGGCTGCTCATTCCTGGCGCGGTGCCCTGGGCGATCGGCGCCGTGGTGCTGAACCATGCCGCCATCGCCGCTGCCGGCCTGACGCCACGCAGCAGCGTTCTCGGCCCCAACATGACGCGGCTGCCGCTCGCGGCCGCGGCCCGCCGCGAGATCGCCATCACCATCGACGACGGCCCCGATCCGGAGGTCACGCCGCAGGTGCTCGATGTGCTCGATGCGCATGGCCAGCGCGCCACCTTCTTCTGCATCGCCGACCGGGTGAGGGCGCATCCGGCGCTGGCGCGCGAGATCGTGGCGCGCGGCCACAGCGTGCAGAACCACACGGCGCGGCATCGGCACAACTTTTCCCTGCTCGGCCCGCGCGGGTTCCTGCGCGAGATTTCGCAGGCGCAGGAGGTGCTGACCGACATCACCGGCGAGCGGCCGACCTGTTTCCGTGCGCCCGCGGGCCTGCGCAACCCGTTCCTCGAACCGGTGCTGCGCCGTCTTGGCCTGTCGCTGGTGACCTGGACGCGGCGCGGTTTCGACACGCGCGAGAACGATCCGGCCAAGGTGCTGGCGCGGCTCACGCAAGGCCTGGCGGCGCGCGACATTCTCCTGCTGCACGACGGCCACGCGGCACGCACCGCCAGCGGCCGGCCGGTCATCGTCGAGGTGCTTCCGCTGTTGCTTCAACGTCTGCGCGCCGACACGCTGCGCGCGGTCACCCTGCCCGAAGGAATGAAAGAGACATGAGCGCCGTTCTCACGACCCCCGACGCTGCCTGGCGCGAACTGCACGATGCGGCCACGCTGCCGTACAAGCAGGCCGGCAGCTTCGCCTGGCATTTCGCGCGGGGCAAGCTCGGGCGCGACCCGGTCTTTCGCGGTCTCATCGAGCGCGGGTTGATCGGCCCGCAGCACTGCCGTGTGGTCGACATCGGTTGCGGCCAGGGTCTCTTCGCGAGCCTGCTCGCATCGATGAGCGCAATGCAGAAGGGCGGGCGCTGGCCCGCTGCATGGCGTGCCACGCCGACGGCAGCCGAATACACCGGCATCGAACTGATGCCCAAGGACATCGCCCGCGCCGAGGCGTCGATCGGCCACCTGAAACCCGCGCCGAAGATGGTGTGCGGCGACATGTGCAGCGCCGCGTTGCCGCCTTGCGACCTGGTCGTCATCCTCGACGTGCTGCACTACGTCGACATCGCGGCGCAAGACGGCGTGCTGCGCCGCGTGCGCAATGCGCTGCAGCCCGACGGTCGGCTGCTGTTGCGCGTCGGCGACGCATCGAGCCGGCGCGGTTTCGCGATCAGCCAGTGGGTCGACCGCACCGTGACGCGCATCCGCGGCCACAAAGTGTCGCCGACCTGGGGGCGCACGCTGGCCGAATGGACCACCACGCTGCAAGGCATGGGGTTTCGCGTCGAAAGCATTCCGATGAGCGAAGGCACGCCGTTCGCCAACGTGCTGCTCGTGGCCGATCTCGGCGCTGCCGCATGACGCCGCAGACCCTCGATCGTGCCGGCATCGAGCGGCGCATTCCGCATACCGGCAGCATGTGTCTGCTCGACCGCCTCGAAAGCTGGGACGCCGACGCGATCCATTGCACGACCCGCACGCACACCCACCCGGACAACCCGCTGCGCACCGCCGGTGGCTTGCTCGCGCCGAACGCCATCGAATACGCGGCGCAGGCGATGGCGCTGCACGGCGGCATGCTGGCGGCGGAGGGCAGCACGCCATCGGCCGGCTTTCTGGCCAGCGCGCGCAACGTCCGCCTGTCGGTGGCGCGGCTCGACGACATCGACGGCGCGCTGCAGGTGCATGCGCGGCGTTTGTCGGGCGATGCCACGCAGGTCCTCTACGAATTCGCGCTCCGCGACGCGCGCGACCAGCCGGTGGCCGAAGGCCGCGCGGTGGTCGTGCTCAACACCCCCTTGACCCTGGAACCTGTCGCATGACCACGCTCGAAGGCAAACGCGCATTGATCACCGGCGCCAGCGGATCGCTGGGCGCCGCCATCGCCCGACGGCTGGCGCGCGACGGCGCGACGGTCCTGCTCCATGCGAATTCGCGGCCCGAGTCGGTCGAAGCGCTGGCCGCCGAGATCGTCGCCGCGGGCGGTCGCGCCGAGTGTGTGCTGTTCGATCTGCGCAGCGACGAGGCTTCTGCCGCGGCGTGCGCGCGCATGCTCGAAGCCGGCCCGGTGCAGGTCATCGTGAACAACGCCGGCGTGCACGACGACGCCGTGCTGCCGGGCATGCGCCCCGAGCAATGGCACAAGGTGATCGACATTTCGCTCAACGGTTTTTTCCGGGTGACGCAGCCGCTGCTGCTCCCGATGCTGCGCACCCGCTGGGGCCGCATCCTGAACATTTCGTCGGTCGCTTCGCTCACAGGCAACAAGGGCCAGGTCAACTATGCCGCTGCGAAGGGCGCGCTCAACAGCGCGACGAAGGCGCTGTCGCTCGAAGTGGCGGCGCGCGGCGTGACGGTCAACGCCATCGCGCCGGGAATCATCGCGTCGCCGATGGCCGATGCGGTGTTCGATCCGGCCATGATCCACCAGATGGTCCCGGCCAAGCGGGCCGGAACGCCTGAAGAAGTGGCGTCGCTCGCCGGCTTTCTCGCGAGCGCCGAAGCGGCCTACATCACCGGGCAAGTGATTTCGATCAACGGCGGAATGATCTGAAGACCGGACTCAGGGTCGTTGAAAAAGCAACGCCGAGTTCGTCCCGCCGAACGCAAAAGAGCTGCTGATCGCCGCTTCCAGCTGAGGCGCTGTTTCGCCCGCTTGCAGCACCAGGTTCAACGCGCAGGCCGGGTCGACCGACACGCAGTTCGCGTTCGGCGGCAGGCGGCGTTGCGACAGCGCCATGACCGTGATCACCGCCTCGAGCGCGCCCGCGGCACCCAGCAGATGACCGTGGAGCGCCTTGGTCGAACTCACGCGCAGGCGATCGATGTCGGCACCCCAGACGTCGGCCAATGCATCGCGCTCGACGACATCGCCGATGCGCGTTGCGGTGCCGTGTGCGTTGCAGTAGCCCACATCGCGCGGGCTCAACCCCGCGTGGCGCAGCGCCTGGCGCAGCGCGCGGACCTGGCCTGCGACATCGGGCTTGGTCAGGTGGGTGGCGTCGCAGCTGCTGCCCCAGCCGGACAGCAGGGCGTGGACGCGGGCACCACGGGCGCGAGCGCGGTCCGCGGATTCGAGGATCAGGAAGGCAGCGCCTTCACCCAGCGCGAAACCGCTGCGATCGCTGGCGAACGGCCGCACGGCGCGGGCGGCCTCGCCGGGCTCGAAGCCGGCGAGCGTTTGCATGGCCTGCCAGGCCAGCATGACGCCAGGCACGATCAGGGATTCGCTGCCGCCCGCGATCGCGATGTCCACATCGCCGCGCTGCACCGCCTTGGCCGCTTCGGCGATCGCCAGCGACGACGAGGCGCACGCCACCGAGTAGGTGAGCACCGGCCCGTGCACGCCCTGGCGCATCGCGACGTGTGATGCGGGTGCGTTGGGCATGAAGGCAGGAATCGTCAGCGGCGGGACGCGGCCGTTGCCGCGGTAGGCCGCTTCCAGCGCTGCGGCGCCGCCCATGCCGCAACCGGCATACACGCCGATGCGCTCGGGGTCGGCGGTACCGGCGGCGCGGGCGTTCGTCATGGCGAGATCGGCCGCAGCCACCGCCAACTGGCTGACGCGGTCGACGCCCGCGAGCTGAAGTTTGGTGAACCAGCGCAGCGGATCGAACGCGACCGTGGCAGCGGCGGCTGGCTTCGGAAGATCGGGAAACACCGGCGACACGGCGGACTCCGCTGCCATCAAGCGCTCGAAAAGCGCTTCGACCTGATCGCCGTGGGGTGCCATCACCCCGAGGCCGGTGACGGCGACCGGGCTCACGCTGTCTTCGCGGCCCGCACCTTGTCGACCAGCGCGGCGAGTTCGCCGAGCGTGTCGATGTTCGGGTT
Proteins encoded:
- the fabG gene encoding 3-oxoacyl-ACP reductase FabG codes for the protein MTTLEGKRALITGASGSLGAAIARRLARDGATVLLHANSRPESVEALAAEIVAAGGRAECVLFDLRSDEASAAACARMLEAGPVQVIVNNAGVHDDAVLPGMRPEQWHKVIDISLNGFFRVTQPLLLPMLRTRWGRILNISSVASLTGNKGQVNYAAAKGALNSATKALSLEVAARGVTVNAIAPGIIASPMADAVFDPAMIHQMVPAKRAGTPEEVASLAGFLASAEAAYITGQVISINGGMI
- a CDS encoding AMP-binding protein; translation: MTTLPLLSDRDLDAPLAWRHGEPVSGHAFLADVMHQAAQLPAEGPAVNLCHDRYAFAVAVGAALVRGQPSLLPPDARPDTLERLIGTGGHTFAMADVPDLPTAGMRRVVVDLPAASVASTRAEAVPQIDATLHAVSLLTSGSTGAPQPHAKQWQTLVGDIAVVIARLSEAIGRPSLAGLTLVATVPPQHSYGLESSVLLAMLGGAAFDSSRPFFPADVVRSLASVPRPRALVTTPFHLKNLLAAGIALPPVDLILSATAPLSPQLAAQAEQAMGGVMLEIYGSTESGQVASRRPTQTEVWETFGEIRVRAEAAPDGAERFVFEGDYVPEPTPMADILELLDAKHFRLLGRANDLVHVAGRRSSLGHLNYHLNSMAGIEDGAFWLPDEVSDGVVRPMVFVVAPALDATEVIAGLRQRLEPVFVPRRVVHVKALPREATGKLTTRALREFALAQLATDLTALHFTHEVPPDHPAFAGHFPGQPLLPGALLLAEVLEAVLGVPAFVARLGVQPTLAAAKFLAPVRPGDVLTIKLEPEAGAARGVRFEVCCAQTVAVSGRWTPA
- a CDS encoding beta-ketoacyl-[acyl-carrier-protein] synthase family protein is translated as MSPVAVTGLGVMAPHGDQVEALFERLMAAESAVSPVFPDLPKPAAAATVAFDPLRWFTKLQLAGVDRVSQLAVAAADLAMTNARAAGTADPERIGVYAGCGMGGAAALEAAYRGNGRVPPLTIPAFMPNAPASHVAMRQGVHGPVLTYSVACASSSLAIAEAAKAVQRGDVDIAIAGGSESLIVPGVMLAWQAMQTLAGFEPGEAARAVRPFASDRSGFALGEGAAFLILESADRARARGARVHALLSGWGSSCDATHLTKPDVAGQVRALRQALRHAGLSPRDVGYCNAHGTATRIGDVVERDALADVWGADIDRLRVSSTKALHGHLLGAAGALEAVITVMALSQRRLPPNANCVSVDPACALNLVLQAGETAPQLEAAISSSFAFGGTNSALLFQRP
- a CDS encoding acyl-CoA synthetase, with protein sequence MKHTNADTSAVDRAAARHGNWAKAPERSNMLALRIISWIALTCGRPVARLVLHPISLYFLLFSPTPRRHIRRYLERAVGPRAGWGDGYKLLHAFSSTVLDRLYFMRGRLDLFDVKVRGYAQVETEAFEGRGALLLGAHLGSFEVLGACKHRSPDRHNLRLAMLMYPDNAQRITEILNAIAVPEARPHVIALGRPHSMLELRDWLDNGGVAGLLADRTLPGSDEQPAQQRGNNIDLPFLGQPARFNDGPFRLASLLRRKVYFMAGLYEGGARYDVRFEPLADFSERVADPAERERRIRAAVEAYVLRLEALCREFPYNWFNFHDFWLEDPH
- a CDS encoding LolA-related protein, giving the protein MISGSKIRIDRWCRALLVALACTASSAWAFDLPELMAQLAKQKSGEARFNEQRFVRGLEGPLDSSGTLSFAAPDKLTRRTLTPRPESMVVDGNNLTLTRGSRTRTLTLDSMPELVGLVEAMRSTLSGDTATLKRYFRSTVSGTPDRWTLDLLPIDDRLAAQLRSVRMTGRASDVLGIEMEFIGGDRSVMTIMPAAPARAAP
- a CDS encoding MMPL family transporter, coding for MRPAAPAAPGLGRSRRLVVMLVWLLAMAAGIAWIARSPFSADLSAFLPQSPDARQRVLIDQLQSGVASRTILIGIEGGADAAQRATVSRAVAGAMRSSGMFEQVQNGDAADWTAAGTWIFEHRYGLSSAVGPDRFTVDGLRDAIVDTLSLLGTPAGNLVKPLLDRDPTGETQHIAEGLIPASAPRTEEGVWASRTAPRAMLLATTKSAGSDLDTLASAIARIQSAYDTATRDMGAGAPKLLMSGSPVFSVQSRDQIKREATHLAAVGGLVMGGLLLLAFASPRALVLAFLPVATGVVGGTAAVSLAFGSVHGLTLGFGSTLIGETVDYAIYYLIQARGAAVPGTGWKRWRDLNWPTVRLGLLTSVCGFAALLFSGFPGLAQLGVFSIAGLVSAAFATRYVLPVLAPDGATGTGMRRHMARAAGAIVRGLPRLRLPLLALGVAALALVLWQGAHLWRANLSAMSPVPKSAQLMDEQLRADIGASDASTLVVVQGPDIETVLRNTEAAGARLEKLVDSGDLTGFETVTRFLPSEAAQKARLASLPDTATLRARLAEATAGTPLPASRLEPFIADVDKARSQPIVRHAELSAGPLGPVINALMYQRSGGGWGALIALHPGATFDAAKLEAAMAGVPDVQVVDVGRELGSLYDRYLQQAFLQAMLGALAVVVLLAIYLRSGRRLLAVCQPLVFAVVLTLGGLALLQAALGILHLVGLLLVVAVGSNYALFFDQLQETGRADEDTLASLMLANLTTVVSFGLIAISDIPALSAIGRVVAPGALLAMLLAAAFARGASGVQGTPPTRT
- a CDS encoding polysaccharide deacetylase family protein, yielding MSSAVLNTESRPWPVVQASIGLHVAAVGAGLLIPGAVPWAIGAVVLNHAAIAAAGLTPRSSVLGPNMTRLPLAAAARREIAITIDDGPDPEVTPQVLDVLDAHGQRATFFCIADRVRAHPALAREIVARGHSVQNHTARHRHNFSLLGPRGFLREISQAQEVLTDITGERPTCFRAPAGLRNPFLEPVLRRLGLSLVTWTRRGFDTRENDPAKVLARLTQGLAARDILLLHDGHAARTASGRPVIVEVLPLLLQRLRADTLRAVTLPEGMKET
- a CDS encoding hydroxymyristoyl-ACP dehydratase is translated as MTPQTLDRAGIERRIPHTGSMCLLDRLESWDADAIHCTTRTHTHPDNPLRTAGGLLAPNAIEYAAQAMALHGGMLAAEGSTPSAGFLASARNVRLSVARLDDIDGALQVHARRLSGDATQVLYEFALRDARDQPVAEGRAVVVLNTPLTLEPVA
- a CDS encoding class I SAM-dependent methyltransferase; the protein is MSAVLTTPDAAWRELHDAATLPYKQAGSFAWHFARGKLGRDPVFRGLIERGLIGPQHCRVVDIGCGQGLFASLLASMSAMQKGGRWPAAWRATPTAAEYTGIELMPKDIARAEASIGHLKPAPKMVCGDMCSAALPPCDLVVILDVLHYVDIAAQDGVLRRVRNALQPDGRLLLRVGDASSRRGFAISQWVDRTVTRIRGHKVSPTWGRTLAEWTTTLQGMGFRVESIPMSEGTPFANVLLVADLGAAA